DNA from Bacteroidota bacterium:
GGCAAAATTTTATCAATGGCATAAAACTTCATGATGTGGCCATAACCGGTTCAGGGATTATAGACGGGCAGGGAAGCCCCTGGTGGCCTTATGCAAAAACAAAAGGTGCAAAGCGTCCGCGGATGATCGCGCTGAGGGAATGCCAGAGAGTATTGATTGAACATGTGAAATTAATGAATTCCCCCATGTTTCATATTGCCATCAGCGGCAGCAATACTTCCGACATAACTGTAAGCGGCGTGACTATTCAGGCTCCACCATCAACCGATCCGGTAAATCCCAGCCATAATACCGATGCATGCGATGTGAGCGGTAAGAAAATATTGATCAAAGATTGCAACGTGAGTGTGGGGGATGATGATTTTACCTGTGGCGGCCATACTTCGGATGTTCTGATTACCAATTGCACTTATGGCTATGGTCATGGCCTGTCAATAGGCAGTCCTACACATGGCGGAGTATCAAATTATACAGTCGAAAATTGTACATTTACGAATACAGACTGCGGAATCCGTATCAAATCGGACCGCGACCGCGGCGGAGTGCTTCAAAATATAACTTACCGTAACCTGCGCATGACCAATGTAGGTATTCCTATTCTGATTTATGCTGCATACAATGCAAAAGAAAAAAAGTACAGGGATTTGCAAAAACTTACTCCTGAAATTGCCCAAACATACCCCGCTGCAACGGTTACCGACCTTACTCCTGTATACCGAGATATCACATTCGAGAATATCACGGCAACAGTCGAAAAAGGGAAACGTGCCGGCCTGATCTGGGGACTGCCCGAAGCAGTTGTTTCCAATGTTCTTATGCGAAATGTAACCATTAAGGCTGACGGGCCTTTTGGAATTTTCTTTGCCAAAAATATAAGGTTGGAGAACTGCAAAATTATTTCAGCAGAGGGCATAAATAAGATCGCTGTTACAAATGCCCAGGCAACCCTTGACGGTAAAGAAATAAAATAATTGAAGTTTTGCAAGTAGTAAAAAGGGGTAATAACAGAATAATGTTTCATGGTAATACTCAGTGAAACTCAGGTTTTTCTCAGCAGATCTCAGCGAAAATGAATAAATTTTATTCTGTTCCGGGGAATAGTGTGTTTTTTCGAATATAACCACTAAGGCGCAAAGTGCACTAAGAAATATTTTATGGTTTTCACGTATTCATAAAGTCATGTGGTTTTATTTGGGAATTTTTTATTTTTTCAGAAATTCAATTTAACAATTTCGAACCATTTCAAACCCTAATAATCCTCTGTGCCCTTAGTGTCTCCGTGGTTGTTATTTTTTTGAAAACTTTATTCTTCCTTTTTGTCGTCACAAAAAGGAAGCAAAAAAGACTGTGACTGCATGAACGCACTCCACCTCCTGACGTCGGTTTCGCTTGAACGGAATGCAGTCAATAATGAATTTATTTAAAACGCTTCGCGGAGGAAAGTCCTGGAACTTTTTAATGAATCACCGGCCTGTTTTAACCCTTAGGTTTAGGTAAGGAGTATGGGGTGGAAGTACAATAAATCACTGACTTTAAATTTTATTCCGTTCAGAGAAATATTTAGTTGCGAAACTTAAATTAGCAGATGATTCTGGTCATATTCAGCACTTTAAATTTAAATCTACATTATTTAAATCTTCCTGATCAGATTTATAGATATTTTTAAAATAACAATGTAAAAATTTAATCATGCACTAACAAGCACTTTATTTTTCTTGTATTTCCCATAGTGTTAGCACTAATACTTTGGTGACTTCGGTAATTATTATATTCTCAATATTTAGGATCATAATAAATTATGGGCTGTTTGTCAAATTAACATAATTTAACATTTGTCTTAAATCTTAACATTTTAAAGGCTTTAACAATGATTTAATTAAAAATATATTTTGGGTTTAGTGTTAAAATAACTGACTTATAATTAATTTTGATAATTATGTTAGGGGTGATAAATATAGTATTCAAGTGTAACATATTAATAATTTAAAATAAAGTACTTATTGGACAAAATATACTCATCAAAAATGAATGTAAAGAAATTAAAAAGTGGACATAAAACGGATAGATGTTTTTATGTAAGAGGACAGTATAAAAATGCTCCCCCTCCCTGTAAACGAATAAATACAGGTATAACATGGATCAGAACAATATTTATTTTATTGTTTTTTCTTATTAGCTCTAAATCTTGGGCTATCGGCTCCGGGGATGTTACAATAACGGGGACAGGGGTGGATAATTATGGCCCCTATGTTGAATTTTTGATCCCTTATTATGATGATGTAGACAACGACGATTATTTTCAGGGAGGTTTATTTATATCGACCATAGACGCTCAGGAGCAAAATTTTGCTCAAGTTGTAAAATTTGATGCTCCCCATCAGAATGACGGCTCTACTTATTATTGCGATATATCCCAACTTTCCTTTCCGGTACAAGCCAGGTCGGAAACAGACGGAACGACCCCCTGGACTTTTTCCAATGGACAAGCGATTCACATGGTTGATCAATGTTCTCAAACAGCCCGTATGTATTTGCGACTTTATATCCCCATGTACTATACCAATAAAAATCTTTATTTTATGATTGCCGGTACTTTTGGGGCCAATAATGGTGGAAATTGGCAGTCTTATAATTTTAATGGTCAATCTTACAATATCCCCCTGCCTGTTCCTGATTTCACGTTAAGTCAGGCCCTCTCCCAAACTCCCGGGAAGATGGATATAAATTATGCATTTCAATCTGCTTTGAGTATACCCAGCTATACCTATATTGCAATGGATAATCAGGCCTTTACTACCGCCTCATCATCCGGAGCTTTATTGGTGGATAAATCGAATTCCGTTGTAACCCGGACTTTCCACGCAAAATGTGCACCTTTGTCAGGTTTAGTGTATACCAGAGATAAAACAATTACTGTACCTGCTTACCATTGGCCCCTTAATTTAAAGCCAACTTATGATGTAAATGGTTCGGTAAACCTGACCTGGGATGTCGGTACAAATAATTATGATAATAACTGCATCAAGGGCGATGAATTTGAAATAGAACGTTCAGACAAGTCTGATTTTTCAACTAACATAAAAACGTTTGACCTGGTGCGTTTTTCTTCTGCAACAAATTATTCTATGAGTGATGATGTGCGCGATGAAAATAACCAGAAAGTTTTGTATTATCGTATCCGGCGAACTCAAACTAAAGATGATTGGAAATGGAATGTGGCAGTTAGTACAAGTATTCAGGTTAACTCCGTACATCTTACTGTTACAGGGGATACTGTGACCGTTGTAAATAATGCAGGAACTCAGGAAGCACATATCAAATGGACGGTAAATCCTGGAGTCTGGTCTACAGGGTCCAAGTTGATTATTAAAAGGAAGAACTCTACCGACGGGACAAGTTCTGATATTGCTGAATTAGATGAGTCGGATATGCGCCTGGGCGAATATGTTGATGATAACCTGAAAGATTGTAATGAATATTCGTATTCTTTATCTGTTGTTCCCGGGGTCAGTAAATATACCAAACCGGATATAGTTAAAGTCCCGGGTTATGCCCTGGTTACTGATATTGGAACGGTATCCGGTTTATCCGTTTCAAAAGGATATTATCCCGACCGCGTTTCTTTGCAATGGAAAGCCAAAGGAGCATTTGATAATTTTGTCATTAAGCGGACACCTTATAATGAAGCAGGAGATACTATTCAAATTGCTACTGTAACTGGTTCAACAAGTAATGATTATTACACGTTCGATGATACGAAAGGATCTCCGGGAGTGTATTATCTTTATTATGTTGAAGGTGTAGTACGTTGTAACAATAAGGATGTGTACAGCAATTGTTTGTCCGGAATTGGTTTCCGAAGCCCGACCGGCAATGTGTATGGCCGTGTAAAATACAGCGGGGGTACTGCCGTTCCTAACGTCGAAGTAATTGCAAGCTCTGATGACATCAGTTCTAAAGGACAGTCATTTCAATTTAACGGGACCAATGCCTACCTGAAAGCTTCAGATGCAAAGAATACCCTTTCGGATACTGCCTTTACAGTACAGGCATGGATACGTCCAAACCTGTCGGATTTAAGCAATCGTAGTATTTTTTATAAACCCGGGAAATATGAATTTGGTTTTGATGCCAATGGTCAGTTGTTTTTTGCCTGCGGGACCAACAGGGTTTCATTTAAATATAATGGTTTTACTGCCAACGGTTTTACTCATGTCTCGGGGGTGCGTTCAGCCAGCCAGCTTTTGCTTTATGCCAATGATTCCCTGTTGGCAAAGGTGGATGTTCCCTCAGGTACAGCAGTGACTAATACCGATAGTATGATGATTGGCAGTAATGCAAGCGGGAATTTCTTTGACGGTTACATCGATGAAGTGCGCCTGTGGAACAAGGCCCTGACAAAATCCCTTATTGCTCGTGATTATACCAGGCTTTTGGCCGGAAATGAATCTTCCCTGGCTGCCTATTGGCGGTTTGATGAACCGATTACTACAGAATTTTATGATATTTCCTACAAGGGTTCGACCTATAACGAACATCATGGACAGGTGCATAATGCCCTGCGAAGTTCGACCGTTGTTCCTTCTGCAGAACAGTTGATGTTGAAAGGGATTACAGATGACCAGGGAAATTATCTGATTTCAGGTATTTCCTACCTGGGTGATGGTACAATTTATACTTTCCGCCCGCGTTTGGGCATTCATTCTTTTGATCCGGTCAACGTAAACCGGATTATAAGCGCATCAAATTCTTCATACGTCCTTGACTTTACTGATAATTCTTCATTCCCAATAAGAGTGGATGTAAAATACAAAAACAGCACTTACCCTGTAAAAGGCGTTGGTTTCAAAATTGACGGTGTGGCTGTGGTTTTGAGCGATGGTACTCCGGCTACAACAAACGATATTGGAGAAGTAACGATTTCTGTTCCCATCGGGCAACACACAGTTCAGGCATACTTGGCTAATCATGCCTTTGAAGGAAATGGTTTTATTACCACCCCCACTGGCGCTGACAGGAATTATCAATCGGCAGGAACTGCTTCACTTGAGGATATTACTAAAGTGCATGTGATCGGACGTATGGCAGGTGGTGCCGTACAACAGGCCATTCCGTTGGGATTTTCCCAATCTAAAAATAATCTGGGTGATCATGCGGCAGTAAAAATTGAACTCGCAGGAAACAAGTACAATATCACCAATACTCCCGGTACTATTGATACTATCACGCAATACCGCCCCAAAATAGCTGATGCCGGTTTTGTTACCAAGACCAATACTGTAGCTTATAATGACCGGTATGTGACAGTATATCCCAATGAAGAAACAGGCGAATTTACACTGGATCTGATTCCTGTTAATTTTAATGTTACTTCTGCAACGGTTGATGGTTATGGCAATATTATCAGTCAGAACATACCTTTGGATTTAAGTGCTGTTTTTCAAAAAGAATCAAGCATACTGAATACTAAGGATTCAGTAATTAATTCCCAGGGAATCAAAGTAGCCCGTACAATTTCGGATACTGTGCTCTATAATGCCAATCTGAACATAATTCACCGGGAGAATCCTTCTGTAAGTGTCACACAAATGACCAGAGGGGGTAAACCAATGACTTATTTCGGCAACAATAAGATTGTATCGCCAACCTTCATCGGGGTTAATGATACCATAACTGTATTTGATGAGGTTTCTAAGTTGTACAAGTTTGACAATCGTCCTGTATTTCTACAAGGGCAGAAATATTATATGCAGATTTCTGTTTTTGAATCGTATAAATACAATAATGCGAAGAATGGGAAGGAGGACCGTGTACCTTCGGAAGACGGAACCGTTGAGATTAACAATGCCATGAATGCCGAAGGAGCAACATCCTCGCTTGATATTGATTCACTGGGAGAAGCATCTTATACTTTTATGGCCGGAGATCCGAATTTGACTACGGGAATCAAGACATTTGGTGTTGCGGCTAAAGTGGATAATGGAACTTATTTGTGGAATACAAACAATCCGTTTATCGCAAATCCTGCTAACCCGGGAGCTTTCCTGATCGGTGCAAAATCTACCGGAACTAACTTTGTAACTACTGGGCCTAATGAAATTATGATGGTGATCCGTGATCCTCATGGTTCAGGTAGTTCTGCTTTCGTACAACAAGGATCCGTGATAACAAAAAGCACTACCATTTCGGCCAGTACAGAACAGAACTTTGATTATAAAGCTACGGCTTCTTTTGGATCTAAAGTTGTTACATGGGCTGGAGTTGGCGCCGGAACGATTACTGAAGCTGAAACAATTGCTGATGTGTCTTTATCAGTAAACACATCCACTTCAGATGTTTATTCCGGTACGCAGGAAGAAACAATTACCACCAATACAAATTTCAGCACCAGCAGTGAGGGTGGCAGCAATATACAAAATGGCTATGTCGGGCACGACGGGGATTTGTTTGTAGGTAACTCCACAAATATTTCTTATGGTGCATGCAATAATGTCGCGTTTGTAAAAAAGAAAAATGTTGCTTCTACCGACATAAAGTTATGGGGATACGATACGGCCGGAGATAATGATTATGTTCTTGTTTCCCAGAAATCAATAGCATGCCAGAAAAATTTCGGGACACTGTTTGCTTATCCGCTCTATTACATAGAAAACACACTGATTCCCAATCTGAAAAAGTTAAGGAACAGTATTCTTGAAGGTGGCAATGGCCTGTCAGCCGGCGAAGCCCAGGCAAAGGCCAATGCTACAGGGAAACAGGTATATGTATCAAAACTCAAAAGCGGGGATAATGGATACGGTGAGACCAATACCAGTACCTACTGGGGAAATGAAGCTTCTACCAATGATAAATATTATGACGGGCCTTCCTATACCATTTACTTCCCTGCCGGATGCACTACACAGAATGATACTATTCTTGTTCTCAACCAGGCAGTTGCAGGATGGGAAAAACAACTGGCAGACAATGAAAAGGCAAAAATTGAAGCCCAATTAGAGAAAAATTATTCCATCAGTGCAGGCTCTACTGTTTCTTTAAGCAAGCAAGTCGATAAAACAACTACCACAAATGACGAATACAGCATTATTATCGGCGGAGGAATAGATACAGAAGCTGGTGGGGAAGCATTAGGAATAGGGATAAAGGCTGATATGAACATAGCAACTTCTGTAACTACAGGGGGAAGTTTTAGTACCGGCAACACTCAATCCTATACCACCGGATTCACTCTTTCAGACGATAACGGGTATTTGAGTGAAGATGTATGCACTGCTGCCGATGGAAGTTATGTGTTCAAGCTTAAAGGGGGTGCAACGATGTGCCCGTATGAAGGAGCATATTCTTCTTCCTATTACAAACCCGGTACGATTATAGACCAGCCATCCATGCAAATGGAAGTACCTAAAATTTCAGTTAAGGGGAATTCAATACTTACCGGTATTCCATCCAACAAAAAAGGTTCATTTCAGTTACAGTTGGATAATGAATCTGAAAGTGGAGACGATGTTAACTATATTTTAAAGATTGATGAAGCTTCCAATCCGGACGGTGCAACTTTTTATCTGGATGGTTCCCCAATAGGCGATGGGCGTAATTTATTGGTTCGCTACGGAGAACCCTTGCTTAAAACCCTGGAAGTAGGGAAGGGGGCCAAGGCCATGGATTATAATAACCTGCGCCTGATATTGGAATCACAATGTGAAATGAACATTGCTGATACAGTCAACATTTCAGTTAGTTTTGTTCCTTCTTGTTCGGATATAGTGCTTGAATTCCCGCTCAACAAATGGGTTGTAAACACCAATACAGGCGAAACGGAAGCAACGCAAATTTTGCCTATTTCCGTAAAGGCATACGATGTAAATCAAAGTAACTTAAATAATATAGATCTTGAATATAAACCTTCTTCTGCTTCGGAATCTGCCTGGACAACCATTCAGTCCTATTTCATAGATTCGGCTGCATATAAGGCTTCTCCTTTACAGCCTTCCTTTAAGCAGATTTTGCCAGCTGGGGGTATTAAATATGACTTCAAAACCTACAATCTGGACAATCAGTTATATGATATCCGGGCCAAGAGTGTTTGTAAGATCGGTGCAACTGACGTAATCAGTTATACCGATGTGGCCAGCGGGGTTAAGGATGCCATACGTCCGCGCTTGTTTGGATCGGCTCTGCCTGCTAATGGTATTTTGACCGTAAATGATGAAATCCGCCTGAATTTCAGCGAAGATATAGCCGACGGTCTGCTGAGCAAATCGGATTTCCAGGTCAGGGGGATAATTAACGGATCCAAGGGCGACCATTCGGTTTCTTTATATTTTGACGGAATTAACGATTACGTTTATACTGAGGCTGAAAAGAATATGACCGGGAAATCGCTGACCTTCGAGGCATGGGTGAAACGCGATAAACTGGGTAAGGCCACACTCTTTGGACAGGGAAATATCAACAATGATTTTGAATTTGGATTTAATGCCAATAACCAATTGGAAGCCCGCATCGGCGCTAAGACAGTGACAAGTACCGCCAGCTATACGGATACAGTCAATTGGCAGCATGTAGCTATAGTATATGATGCCAACAAAGAAACAGCTTCTATTTATCAGAACTTTAAGACAGTTGTTGATGCACAGGCTGTATCTGCATATTCCGGCGACGGGAACATGGAATTTGGCCGTAGCCTGGCTTCCGGGGATGGTTACCTGAAAGGAAGGATGCATGAAGTTCGTGTTTGGAACAGAGTTGTATCAGCTGCCGATCTTCAGATTAATAGTTTGAGTCTGCTCTCCGGCGGAGAACTGGGATTAATGGGTTATTGGCCCATGAGCGAATCAAAAGGTACTCTTGCTGTGGATAAAGCCGGTGGAGCCAACGGTATATTAAGCGGCACATCCTGGTACATCAATCCGCGAGGCAAGGCTTTAACACTTAGCGGAAATAATTCTTCCGTAAAACTTGAAACCGGTTCTGTAGTGATTAAGCCGGATATGGAATATACCCTTGAAATGTGGTTTAAAGGCGGTCCTCAGCAAAATGCCACTTTGGTTTCGAATGGCCGGGGCGACGGTAAGGATTATGATTTCAACGGGACCGGCACGGGTTCGCGCGACCTGCTTTGGATAGGGTTTAATGAAAATGGCGAATTGACTGTCCGTAACAACGGCTATGAAAGTACCGTAAGTGGCGACTTCCTCGACAACAACTGGCATCAGCTGGCCTTTGCGGTTAACCGTCGCGGTAATGCCCAGATTCTGGTTGATGGCGAATTAAAGAACTATTTTGCTTCGTCCAACTTGGGCGGTTTTGCTGCTGCTAACCTTTACCTGGGTGCACGTTCATATAAAGACCAGAACGGCAATACTGCACAGGACATGTATTTTAAAGGTTCTGTGGATGAATTCCGCATTTGGAAGTTATATCTTAACCAAACATTGATCAACAAGAACAACAATGTCCGTCTGAATGGCGATGAAATTGGCCTGATGGCTTATTATCCGTTTGATAAATATATTACCTATCAGGGTGAAAATTTCTTACAATTTACTCCTAACGATTTATGTGCCGGTTCTGTTGCAGCTGCTCCTGTTTTGACGGCTGCTGCTGAATCTGACGATATCGCTCCGATAAAGGGGATAGGGCCTGTCCAGACCTTGGATTTTGATTTTGTCGTCAATAAAGATGCGTTGATTATTAATCTGCTGCAGGACAGGGCGGATGTTGAAAAGACCATCGTAACCTTTACCGTGGATAATGTTCAGGATTTGAACGGGAATAAGATTGCTTCCCCAATAACCTGGTCGGCATATATTGACCGGAACCAGCTGAAATGGGAAGATTCCGAATTATCTCTCAGCAAGGCTGCCGATGAAGAGTTAACATTTTCCGAAAAAATCAATAATACCAGTGGTTCGGTTCAAAACTATTCAATTGAGAACCTGCCCACCTGGCTGACTGTTTCGGATGCTTCCGGGACCATTCAGCCAAATTCCTCTGTTACGGTTACTTTCACGGTTGATCCTGCTTTGAATATTGGGGCTTATGATCAGGTTATCTATTTGCGTAATTC
Protein-coding regions in this window:
- a CDS encoding glycosyl hydrolase family 28 protein; protein product: DYGAVADNSTDNTKAIQAAIDAAANAGGGRVVVPAGEYLCGPIQFTSNFNLQIESGAILRMLPLERYPGGLTEGQNFINGIKLHDVAITGSGIIDGQGSPWWPYAKTKGAKRPRMIALRECQRVLIEHVKLMNSPMFHIAISGSNTSDITVSGVTIQAPPSTDPVNPSHNTDACDVSGKKILIKDCNVSVGDDDFTCGGHTSDVLITNCTYGYGHGLSIGSPTHGGVSNYTVENCTFTNTDCGIRIKSDRDRGGVLQNITYRNLRMTNVGIPILIYAAYNAKEKKYRDLQKLTPEIAQTYPAATVTDLTPVYRDITFENITATVEKGKRAGLIWGLPEAVVSNVLMRNVTIKADGPFGIFFAKNIRLENCKIISAEGINKIAVTNAQATLDGKEIK
- a CDS encoding LamG-like jellyroll fold domain-containing protein — translated: MNVKKLKSGHKTDRCFYVRGQYKNAPPPCKRINTGITWIRTIFILLFFLISSKSWAIGSGDVTITGTGVDNYGPYVEFLIPYYDDVDNDDYFQGGLFISTIDAQEQNFAQVVKFDAPHQNDGSTYYCDISQLSFPVQARSETDGTTPWTFSNGQAIHMVDQCSQTARMYLRLYIPMYYTNKNLYFMIAGTFGANNGGNWQSYNFNGQSYNIPLPVPDFTLSQALSQTPGKMDINYAFQSALSIPSYTYIAMDNQAFTTASSSGALLVDKSNSVVTRTFHAKCAPLSGLVYTRDKTITVPAYHWPLNLKPTYDVNGSVNLTWDVGTNNYDNNCIKGDEFEIERSDKSDFSTNIKTFDLVRFSSATNYSMSDDVRDENNQKVLYYRIRRTQTKDDWKWNVAVSTSIQVNSVHLTVTGDTVTVVNNAGTQEAHIKWTVNPGVWSTGSKLIIKRKNSTDGTSSDIAELDESDMRLGEYVDDNLKDCNEYSYSLSVVPGVSKYTKPDIVKVPGYALVTDIGTVSGLSVSKGYYPDRVSLQWKAKGAFDNFVIKRTPYNEAGDTIQIATVTGSTSNDYYTFDDTKGSPGVYYLYYVEGVVRCNNKDVYSNCLSGIGFRSPTGNVYGRVKYSGGTAVPNVEVIASSDDISSKGQSFQFNGTNAYLKASDAKNTLSDTAFTVQAWIRPNLSDLSNRSIFYKPGKYEFGFDANGQLFFACGTNRVSFKYNGFTANGFTHVSGVRSASQLLLYANDSLLAKVDVPSGTAVTNTDSMMIGSNASGNFFDGYIDEVRLWNKALTKSLIARDYTRLLAGNESSLAAYWRFDEPITTEFYDISYKGSTYNEHHGQVHNALRSSTVVPSAEQLMLKGITDDQGNYLISGISYLGDGTIYTFRPRLGIHSFDPVNVNRIISASNSSYVLDFTDNSSFPIRVDVKYKNSTYPVKGVGFKIDGVAVVLSDGTPATTNDIGEVTISVPIGQHTVQAYLANHAFEGNGFITTPTGADRNYQSAGTASLEDITKVHVIGRMAGGAVQQAIPLGFSQSKNNLGDHAAVKIELAGNKYNITNTPGTIDTITQYRPKIADAGFVTKTNTVAYNDRYVTVYPNEETGEFTLDLIPVNFNVTSATVDGYGNIISQNIPLDLSAVFQKESSILNTKDSVINSQGIKVARTISDTVLYNANLNIIHRENPSVSVTQMTRGGKPMTYFGNNKIVSPTFIGVNDTITVFDEVSKLYKFDNRPVFLQGQKYYMQISVFESYKYNNAKNGKEDRVPSEDGTVEINNAMNAEGATSSLDIDSLGEASYTFMAGDPNLTTGIKTFGVAAKVDNGTYLWNTNNPFIANPANPGAFLIGAKSTGTNFVTTGPNEIMMVIRDPHGSGSSAFVQQGSVITKSTTISASTEQNFDYKATASFGSKVVTWAGVGAGTITEAETIADVSLSVNTSTSDVYSGTQEETITTNTNFSTSSEGGSNIQNGYVGHDGDLFVGNSTNISYGACNNVAFVKKKNVASTDIKLWGYDTAGDNDYVLVSQKSIACQKNFGTLFAYPLYYIENTLIPNLKKLRNSILEGGNGLSAGEAQAKANATGKQVYVSKLKSGDNGYGETNTSTYWGNEASTNDKYYDGPSYTIYFPAGCTTQNDTILVLNQAVAGWEKQLADNEKAKIEAQLEKNYSISAGSTVSLSKQVDKTTTTNDEYSIIIGGGIDTEAGGEALGIGIKADMNIATSVTTGGSFSTGNTQSYTTGFTLSDDNGYLSEDVCTAADGSYVFKLKGGATMCPYEGAYSSSYYKPGTIIDQPSMQMEVPKISVKGNSILTGIPSNKKGSFQLQLDNESESGDDVNYILKIDEASNPDGATFYLDGSPIGDGRNLLVRYGEPLLKTLEVGKGAKAMDYNNLRLILESQCEMNIADTVNISVSFVPSCSDIVLEFPLNKWVVNTNTGETEATQILPISVKAYDVNQSNLNNIDLEYKPSSASESAWTTIQSYFIDSAAYKASPLQPSFKQILPAGGIKYDFKTYNLDNQLYDIRAKSVCKIGATDVISYTDVASGVKDAIRPRLFGSALPANGILTVNDEIRLNFSEDIADGLLSKSDFQVRGIINGSKGDHSVSLYFDGINDYVYTEAEKNMTGKSLTFEAWVKRDKLGKATLFGQGNINNDFEFGFNANNQLEARIGAKTVTSTASYTDTVNWQHVAIVYDANKETASIYQNFKTVVDAQAVSAYSGDGNMEFGRSLASGDGYLKGRMHEVRVWNRVVSAADLQINSLSLLSGGELGLMGYWPMSESKGTLAVDKAGGANGILSGTSWYINPRGKALTLSGNNSSVKLETGSVVIKPDMEYTLEMWFKGGPQQNATLVSNGRGDGKDYDFNGTGTGSRDLLWIGFNENGELTVRNNGYESTVSGDFLDNNWHQLAFAVNRRGNAQILVDGELKNYFASSNLGGFAAANLYLGARSYKDQNGNTAQDMYFKGSVDEFRIWKLYLNQTLINKNNNVRLNGDEIGLMAYYPFDKYITYQGENFLQFTPNDLCAGSVAAAPVLTAAAESDDIAPIKGIGPVQTLDFDFVVNKDALIINLLQDRADVEKTIVTFTVDNVQDLNGNKIASPITWSAYIDRNQLKWEDSELSLSKAADEELTFSEKINNTSGSVQNYSIENLPTWLTVSDASGTIQPNSSVTVTFTVDPALNIGAYDQVIYLRNSDNVVEALNLTVKVKGENPNWTVNPKDYKYNMSVYAKLRINNIFSKDKEDMISAFMNGKCVGVANVQYEKRNDMWYAFLSVYGNQTVEDGLTFRIWDASTGKTYLADAGSAISFVNDGIIGTPAAPAIFDAKDMVYQNISLSQGWNWISFDVKSDALNSLNSVLANMSWNSSNFFKSEADNLSANYSDSQTKWIPEKDFTLNNSLMYKVSSSSSQQINLAGSLVVPSSNPLTIKAKQWNYISYIPSVKLTLDEALAGYSAQDKDVIKSQTSFAMYANNIGWVGNLTYLEPNKGYMLYRTASDDASFKYPDNSGSMSAKKATLVESENSTYVSTHYSDNMSLVAVPDIETLEGDKILAYSNGDLLSSTVAKNVSGKYLYFITVGGNKNVPVSFMLERGGKVIAKTGGIIDYNSNMVLGSVPDPILLKFTAEEGNVEIYPNPVGDLLHISVPAEDGSSIKLSIVDVLGHELWKSETVSDGNGLFQTQVNCSTYKPGIYLLQISVDGRIITRKITKQ